Within Herpetosiphonaceae bacterium, the genomic segment TCACGCCGCCAAAGCCAGCCCAGCCGTCGACATAATTCGCGAGCGTCGGATTTTCGGGAATCAGCGCGGTCGCGCGCCGAAACACCTCATCGCGCGGCTTGAACGAGCTGGCGATCAGCCAGAGCAGCGGATAGATCATCAGCACGCTGAACAGGCCCACAAAAATATGGTAGATCAGGCTGCTTCTCGTCGGGCGCTCGATACCAAACCGATTGGGTGTGACAGAAGATCTGCTGCGGGTTAGTGTAGCCATGATCAGTCTCCACTCGTTTCATAATGGACCCACATCTCAGACGACTTGAAGGCCAGCGCCGTGAAGAAGGCGATGATCAGCAGCAGCACCCAGGCCATCGCCGAAGCGTAGCCCATCCGGAAGTTGCGGAAGGCCTGGTCGTAGAGGTACAGCGCATAGAAGCGCGTCGTGTCCAGCGGGCCGCCGCCGGTGACGACAAACGCCTGGGTAAAGACCATGAAACCGGAGATGATTTGCATGACCAGATTGAACAAAATCACCGGGCTGAGCAGCGGAAGCGTAATTCTGATGAATTTTTTCCAGCCGCCCGCGCCATCGATCGACGCCGCCTCGTAGAACTCCGGCGGGATCTGCTTCAGACCTGCCAGGAAAATCAGCATCGGCGAGCCGAACTGCCAGACCGCCAGAATGATCAGCGTCCAGATCCCGGTGCGCGGATTGCCGAGCCAGTTAAGTCCTTCCAGGCCGACGACGGCCAGCGCGGCATTGAGCAAGCCTTCGGGGCCGAAGATCCGCCGCCACATCAGGGCAACGGCCACGCT encodes:
- a CDS encoding sugar ABC transporter permease — its product is MVASLYLSFTDYDIFTSPRWIGLANFQTMFFEDARYWKSVRATFYYVFTAIPLRLAFALGIAMLLNTGFKMMGLYRAIFYVPSIIGGSVAVALMWRRIFGPEGLLNAALAVVGLEGLNWLGNPRTGIWTLIILAVWQFGSPMLIFLAGLKQIPPEFYEAASIDGAGGWKKFIRITLPLLSPVILFNLVMQIISGFMVFTQAFVVTGGGPLDTTRFYALYLYDQAFRNFRMGYASAMAWVLLLIIAFFTALAFKSSEMWVHYETSGD